A segment of the Bacillus licheniformis DSM 13 = ATCC 14580 genome:
GCTTTGTCTTGCCGATATCATGGTAATAGGCGCCGACCCTTGCCAGCAGCCCGTTTGCTCCGACCGCTTCGCATGCCGCCTCAGATAAGTTCGCGACCATAACGCTGTGATGGTATGTGCCCGGTGTTTCCGTCAGAATTTTGCGGAGCAGCGGATGATTCGGATTTGAAAGCTCGAGAAGCTTCATCGTGGACAGGATGCCAAATCCGCTTTCAAAAAACGGCATGAGTCCGAGAACAAGAACTGACGATCCGATGCCGGACACCGCCCCCATGACAAGATATGTACCCATCTCAAGCCCGGTTTGCGCCGTGTTTTGAATCAGCTGCAGGGTAAACAGAACAACGATGTTGATCAGAGAGACAAATAAACCGGCCTGGAGAATTTTCGCCCTCGCGTTATGCTTCCCTAAAAACAGTATACCCGCCATCGAGCTGATTAAGAAATACGTTCCGATTCCATAGTTGAACGTGCCTGTCACACCCTGGTTAAACATCATGCTTCCGCAAATGGAAAGAATCATGCTCGACAGGATCGCCAGCCTTTCATTGATCAGCAGTTTAATGAGCATCACGCCCATCGCAATCGGCACGAGATAGCCGATATGGCCGATTTCAAGCTGCTGAAACAGGCTGATCACTTCCATGACGATTAAAACGATCCCTGTGATCAACGAAAACAGCATGAGCGACTTGTTTTTCGGAATCCGGCTGCTGTATTGCTTTTCGAAATAGTAAACCAAAGCTGAGATGAAAAGCGCGATTAAAAGCAGCAGTCCGCCGACAGGTTTGAAGATGTTGGCTCCGCTCAAGAGCCCTGTCAATTCGAGCTTTCGATAGACTTCCCTGTCGATCAGCTGATTTTCCTCAACGAGTATCTGCCCCTGCTTGATCTGTACCTGCTGTACGCTGTCAGCCGCTTCTTGACGCTTCTGCTCCGTCTTGTCAGGATCGTATACGTAATTGGGAATGATCGCAAAGCGTCCGATTTCATCAGCGGCGTTTTTTAATTTTGAAGGTATCGAATTGCCCTTCAGTTCTTTCGTTACATGTTCTTTCGCTTCATCGAGCTTTCCTGCGCGGATTTCTTTGCTCATCACGTCATTGACGGCGGTGATGACCGAATCCTGCGTCATGGAAAGCTCTCCGTCGCTGGCCCTCAGCAGGTGTTTGACTGAATCCTGTGACAGCGAGTCCGTCACATCGGAAGTCAGCTTTTCTTCAACAGATTTGATCTGGTCTTTTTCAGATGGGGCCTGCTTGTCTTTTTTCTCTTTTTCTGCGCTTTCTTTTTTCACTTCTTTAATGATGTCGAAAATCGATGAGACAAGGTCGACCCTGTTGTCAGAGTACTCTTTTTTCAAAGTGTACTGGTCGGGAACTTCCTCTCTCGCTTCCTGCTTTTTATTAGCCGTTGCCTTTTGGTCTTCAACTGTCGCCGGCGCATAGATCGTATTCTCGCTGATCGAAAATAAATCGAGGTCGAGGGACTCCGGCCTCACATGGAAAAACAGCAGGATGAACATCAGCGCGGATAAAGCCGCATAAAGAATGACGGGAAGGAAGCCCCCGTTATTCAAGCGGATAAGCCGAAACTTTCCGCCTCTTTTTTTCTTTTTCAACAAAAGCACCTCTTTTCCCGCGGGAAACTAAAAAATGACCCGATAACGGGCGATCGGGCCATTCGGAGTTATTTTGACTTTTCGTATGCTTCAATAATACGGGCGACAAGCGGGTGTCTGACCACGTCCGTCTGATCCAGTTCAACAATTGAAATGCCCTCGATATCAAGGAGCATCTTTTTTGCAACGGCAAGCCCTGATGTGACGCCCTTTGGCAAATCGATTTGCGTAATGTCGCCTGTAATGACCATTTTAGATCCAAAACCCAATCTCGTCAAAAACATTTTCATTTGTGCCGGTGTCGTATTCTGCGCTTCATCCAAAATCACAAATGCGTCGTCAAGCGTCCGCCCCCTCATGTAAGCAAGCGGCGCGATTTCAATCGTTCCTCTTTCAAGCAGCCGTGCCGTATGGTCCGTTCCGAGCACATCATGGAGCGCATCGTACAGCGGCCTTAAATAAGGGTCGACTTTCTCCTTTAAATCCCCCGGTAAAAATCCGAGGCTTTCCCCTGCTTCAACAGCTGGTCTTGTCAAAATGATCTTTTTGATGCGTCCGTTTTTCAGTTCATGAACGGCCTTTACGACAGCCAAATAGGTTTTCCCCGTTCCTGCTGGGCCGATGCCGAAGATTAAGTCGTGCCTTTTCATGGCGGCGATGTATTCTCTTTGACCGATGGTTTTGACTCTGATCGGTTTTCCTTTGGCGTTTTTCGTAATTTCCTCTTCATACATGCTTTCAAAAAACTCAAGCTTCTGCTTTTTCGCCATCTTGATCGCATACAAGACATCGCGTTCGGATATCTCGATTCCTTTGCGGATCAGATTTAGGAGAGAGGCAAGCAGGCTGTCCGCGATTTCAAACGTTTCTTCATCTCCTGTCACATACACGGTTTCTCCGCGCGTGACAATTGAAATGTTCAGCTCTTCCTCCATCAACTTCAAATGGGAATCCTGGTTCCCAAACAGCGCTTGAGCCTCATTCGGACTTTCCAGTTGCTGATGAATCGCAAGTAAGTGTTCTGTCATTCTTTAGTCTCCTGAACAATTGGTGTTGTTTGAACAATGTTTTCAATAACCTGGTAAAGGATGATCAATTTAACTTTACCATTCTCGCTCGTTTCGTGCAAAACTTTTTCACTGATAATGTTCCCGTCTCTGCCGATTTTTTTCCTGATGTCTCTTTTTCCCATTTCGATTCCTTCAAGAACTGCTTCTTTTTTCGAGTACACCCTTTTGATTTGTTCGCTCTCCCTCATATGCTCCTTTTCATAAGCGACAGGAAGCTTAAAATTCATAAAATGCAGCGAGTGTTTTTCGGTCTCCGTCTTCGGGCGCGAGAAGTCTTCTTTTTTAAATGAAAAGCCCCAGATCGGCACGGAAAATGATCCGAGGGATAGCTTGTGACTTGTCCTTACTTTACCCGTAAAAACGTCAAATGATGTCTCAAGAGGAACCGTTACTGTTGACTTGTACCAGGTTTCACCATAGATTTTCCCTTTTGCTCCGACTTTTTGCTTTTCCTCTTCGCTTCCGATCAGCCCGGAAACGAGCATTTGCCCTTTTTCAACGTGCTGGTTCACCGTGACGAGCGGCTCGCCTTTTTCCACGAACATTTTCGAGATGGTCGCCCCTTTTTTGGCGACGATGTGCCTCGGACCGATATATTTTTCTTTGTCAGGTTCATTCTTTTCAACGACTTTCATGTGAAGGGCGGTACCGTTTAACTCAATGCCCACCCAAGTGATGTTTTCGACCCGCTTTGTGAGCGCCTGCTGAATTTTTTCCGGGGTCAGCATTGAAAACTGAAAGCGGCCTTTTTTGACGCCGATTTGATCCAATTGCTGTCTGATTTGATGTTCTGTCTCTGGATTGGCTCCTGTAATATCAATTTTCCAAAGCATGTTGGACAATAGGAACATGATGATAAAAAATGCAGCAACTCCAAAAGTGAAGCCGCTATTCCGTTTAGACTTCTGCACGAGGAAAGGAAACCCTTTTCGTTTGATGAACCTGCACTTGCAGTCGAAGCCTCTGATGACCTTCCGGAAGGCATGTACATCAGAAAGCGGAATATAAAGAAAGACGGCGTCTTTCTTTTTCTTTACATTAAACATCGGGATGTTGCGCCTGGTGCATTCATTTAATAACCGTTCGATCCCTTTTCCCGTTATCTTAAGCTGGATCTTTCCTGAAAAAAAAGAAAGCCATTTATTCTTCACGCTTCTTTCCCCCCGACTTATGAATCGATATAGCGGACAAGCTCAATCGTGCCTTCAAGCAGAATTTCCTCAGGCAAAATCGTTTTGATGACAAAGTCTTTGCCTTGAATGATGCACTGCCCCTGTTTGAGCATCAGCCTTACTTCCGTATCGCTGAAAAGCAAAAGCCCTCTGTGGTTTTCAATATATATGTGAAGTCTTCCTATCATCGTAATTCTCGGAAGATCCATCATGACATCAGGGGGAATTTCCAGTGTTCTTGTCAGCCACGCTTTGATGCGGTTTTTTCTTTGCGCCATAAAAAAAGAACCCCCTTTCATCTCATATGTATGAGTGAGAAGGGGGTTCTAATACTTAAATTTTAGGCCGGCGCCTCATTGTGTAATGCGGCTTTCTCGACCGCGGAGGGCCGAATACTTCACTGAGGACAATGCCTTGAACTATTGTTTTTTTATTCATGTCGAGCAGCTCTTGCTTCCGGTTGATCACCCGGCTGCTCTGCTTTTTAATGGTCCGTTCAACGGCCGGCATGGAACGCTCGGCATCTTCTTTGATTCTGCGGAGCTCTGCTTCCATATCTGCGCTGTTTGCAGCTGCCGCTGCCGGCCGCTGGTTTTTATTTTTTGCAGGACGGTGCTGCGCCGTCTGTTTCGGCTTCGGCGTCTGCGTCCTCTGCTGTTCAGGCGCCGGTTTTCGCTTCGCTTCTTCATTTTCATCGTTTTTTCCGAGCTTGTTGAATATGAAGGAAATGGCTGCGATGATGGCCGCCATGATAATCGGATTGTCGAACAGGATATCAAGCAATGAGCTCCCTCCTTTTTACAGGGGCTTGTTTATTTATGATCCTCTTCATTTTGGTCTTTCGTCATCTTTCCGAAAGAATCGCGCATGTCAGTGTCGGCGTCGATGTTTTTCATATTGAGGTAGTCCATGACGCCGATTTTTCCGCTGCGGAGAGCTTCAGACATTGCAAGCGGCACTTCGGCTTCGGCTTCGACGACTTTGGCGCGCATTTCTTCGACGCGGGCGCGCATTTCCTGTTCTTGCGCAACCGCCATGGCGCGGCGCTCTTCCGCTTTCGCCTGGGCGATGTTTTTATCGGCTTCAGCCTGGTCGGTTTGCAGAATCGCTCCGATGTTTTTGCCGATGTCAACGTCAGCGATATCGATCGATAGAATTTCAAACGCTGTACCTGAATCCAACCCTTTGCTCAATACGGTTTGTGAAATCATATCTGGGTTTTCAAGCACTTTTTTATGATTATCGGAAGAACCGATTGTCGAAACGATCCCTTCGCCGACACGGGCAATGATCGTTTCTTCGCCCGCTCCCCCGACAAGGCGGTCGATGTTAGCGCGAACCGTGATTCTCGCTTTTGCTTTCACTTCGATACCATCCATTGCTACACCGGCAATAAACGGCGTTTCGATGACTTTCGGATTAACGCTCATTTGAACGGCTTCAAGCACGTCACGGCCCGCTAAATCGATGGCCGCACATCTGGCGAATGTAAGTTCAATGTTTGCACGTTGGGCAGCGATAAGCGCGTTGACGACCCGGTCAACATTACCCCCTGCAAGATAGTGGCTTTCCAGCTGATTGATGGCAACATCAAGTCCCGCTTTGTGCGCTTTGATGAGCGGGTTCACCACGCGGTTTGGAATGACGCGGCGGAGCCTCATTCCGATCAGTGTGAAAATGCTGATTTTAACACCAGCGGCCAAAGCCGAGATCCACAGCATGACCGGGACGAATGTAAAGAAGACAGCTAGTAGGATGATTCCGGCTGCGATAATAAGTAAAAGAAACAGTGTTGACGGATCCATTATATTCCTCCTAAAAATGTAATTTATAATTCTCTCACAACAATGCGTGAGCCTTCCACTTTAACCACTTTCACTTTCTTATCCTTTGCGGTGAACGAGCCTTCAGATACAACATCAAGCCGTTCATCGTCGATGATGACCGTTCCGGACGGTCTGAGCGGTGTATACGTGACGCCGATTTTGCCAATTAAATCGCGCCGGCTTTCATTTGACACGTATCCGCTTTCTGTGCTTGTCGAGTCGGTTAAGATCAATTTTTTAAAAAATTTCATACGCTTACCCAACACCCTTGTCAATAGAATGGATGCCGCTATCGAAACAGCAGTTGCAATCAAAATGGAGACGGCCATGACCTTAAAGCTTCCCGAAGCTAAAAAGAGGCTCGCAACAATTGCGATCAGGCCGGCAATCCCTGCTATTCCGCCCGGCAGAAAAATCTCTAAAATGATTAAAATAATGCCTGCTGCAAACAGAAGGATCGTTTCCATTCCGGCAAGCCCGGCGACGAGATGACCGTAGAAAAAGAGCAGCAATGCGGTGAGTCCCATAAAGCCGGGGATCCCAAAACCAGGAGAATAAAGCTCCACAATCAGCCCGAGGCTTCCGATTGAAAGAAGAATCGGAATCACGACCGGATGCGTGATAAACCTGGCCACCTTTTCGGCAAAGCTTACCTCGGCACGCTCGATTTTGGCATCCTTCAAATTCAGCTTTTTCAAAAGATCATCAAGGCTCGAAACTGTGCCTTCGGAATAGCCGACTTTCAGCGCTTTGTCAGGGCTTAATGTGAGCAGCTCGCCCTTTGGCGCCCCTACTTCTTTAGCATCGACGTCTGCATCGGCCATCGCGAGAGCGTATTTCGGATCACGTCCGTTTTTTTTGGCTGCGTCTTCCATTTCAGCCAGCCACAGCGATTCCGACTTTTTGTCAGCGGCATTTCCCTGCGTGTCAATGATCGCGGCAGCTCCCATTTTTCCGCCGGGCGCCATATAAATATCGTCTGCATTCAAGGCGAGGTAAGCGCCTGCGGACAGAGCCCTTCTATTCACATAAGCGGTCACCGGAATGTCGGAGTTATGTATCGTATCAGCCATGTCAAGGACTGCGTCGACCGCTCCGCCGGGGGTATTGATATCGAGTATGATATGTTTGGCATACATATCTTCCGCTTCTTGAAATGAGCGCTCAAGAAATTTTGAAAGCCCTTTTTCAACGGTTTCTTCGATCGGAATGACATACACTGTATCTCCATCCGCTTTCACGGTCAAATGAACGCCTAGTAATAAGAATAAAACAAAACCGCAGGCCAGAGCAACAAAAATTCTAAATTTTTTCAGCAGCAATGATGGATGAGGCCTCCTTCCCCTATTATCATTAACATTACATACGTTATACATGTAGCAAAGGTTTCATCTTTCTACTACTTTTCTATTGTATGAACACGCACAAAAAAAGACGCCTTTAATTGCTTAAAAGGCGTCTTTTTCTCAAGACAGTTGTTTGCTGACAAGCTTATTGACGAGACCGCCGTCCGCCTTGCCTTTGACTTTCGGCATGACAGCGCTCATCACTTTGCCCATATCCGCTTTTGAAGAAGCCCCGACTTCGGCGATCGTCTCGTTGACGATGTCGAGCAGCTCTTCTTCCGTCAGCTGTTCAGGCATATAAGCTTCCAGAATGTCTAACTCTTTTTGAACTTTATCTACTAAATCTGAACGATTAGCGTTTGAAAATTCATGGAGGGAGTCTTTACGCTGTTTTAATTCACGAGAAAGAACAGTCAGTTCTTCATCATCGGTCAGCCTGTCTTTCTTAAGCTTGATTGCTTCGTTTTGAAGCGAAGCTTTGACCATGCGAATGACAGTCAGTTTGTCTTTCTCACGGTTTTTCATATAGAGCTTCATATCTTGATTCAGCCGCTCAAGAAGACTCATAAATCCACCCTCTTTTAGTATTTGCGCTTTCTTGCAGCTTCAGACTTTTTCTTGCGTCTTACGCTAGGTTTTTCATAAAATTCACGCTTTCTTGCTTCCTGCAAAGTACCTGTCTTTGATACACTGCGTTTGAAGCGACGAAGAGCATCTTCAAGCGATTCGTTTTTTCTAACGACCGTTTTTGACATTCTCTTTCCCTCCCTCCGAATACACCAATCGACTGCTTTAAAAAAAGACATACATATAAACATGTACTTTGACATTATAATATAAGCCTCCGGTAAGGTCAACCAAGGAGAATCGTTTTATTGTTCAGTCATGATTTCGGCAGCTTGTCTGTATATATTTATAAAGGAGGCTGTTCGAAAAACTGATGATGATCTTGATCTTGTTCGTATTATTGATCGTTCTTTTTCTCAAAGGCATGAGCATGCTGAGAAAAGGCCTGATTTCACTAACATTTGAAAAAATCGAAAAGCGGCTGCTGTTTTTCACGGATCATCCGGTGAAAGCTTTTTTGGTCAGTATTATATTTACGGGGATTTTGCAAAGCAGCTCGGCATTTATGGTGATCGTCATAGGGTTTGTCTCAGTAGGCGCTCTTTCATTTAAACGTTCGATTCCGCTCATTTTAGGGACAAACATCGGGTCCACTTTCACAACGGAATTTTTGGCGGTGAAGCTGGAATTTTTGATTTTTGCCCTTTTGGCCGCAGGTGCAGCTCTTTTCATTGCCGGAAAATCCCCTTTTCGGCAAGTCGGCGTAAGCATGATCGGCTTGGGGGTTATTTTTTTCTGTATCAGCGGTTTCAGCCGGCTTGCCGTGCCGTTGTCACAGCTAGACTCGGGCGCTTATATCGTGCAGCTTGCCGAAGATTCATCGCTTTACGCTTTGTTCATCGGCACCGTTTTGACCGCGATGATTCATTCCAGTTCGGCGTGTGTCGGCATCCTGATGAGCTTTATGGATCAAGGTGTCGTCGGATTGACCGAAGCGATGAGCGTTGTTCTTGGCTCCAACATCGGGACATGCATTACGGCCGTGATGGCATCCTTCAAAGGCGGAGCTGCAGCCAGGCAAACAGCTTATGCCCATGTTCTGTTTAATGTCATTGGTGTAGCAGCTGTATACCCTCTGCTCTCATCAATCACAGGCTTTATCTCCGGACTGTCCGAAAGCCCCGCCCAGCAGATTGCCCATTTCAGCCTGCTGTTCAACGTCGTCACGTCCCTATTGTTTTTGCCGCTCTCAAATCTGTTTCATTCGCTGATCATGTTTCTCATTCCAAACAAAAACCAGGCCCGATAAACGCCTGGTTTTTGTTTGATTAGTAGTCTTCATCCGCTGTTAACCCTTTGACAATCGACACGCCGGCGCTCGCTCCGATTCTCGTCGCTCCGGCTTCAATCATGGCAAGTGCGCTTTCCTTATCGCGGACGCCACCTGAAGCTTTAACGCCGATATCAGGTCCGACAGCTTCCCGCATCAGTTTTATATCCCGGACTGTCGCACCGCCGCCGGAAAAACCGGTCGATGTTTTGACAAAGTCGGCGCCTGCTTTTACGGCCAGTTCACAAGCCAGCCTTTTTTCTTCATCCGTCAAAAGCGACGTCTCTATGATGACTTTTACAAGAGCTTTGCCGTCGGCCGCGTCTGTCACCGCCCTGATGTCATGTTCCACTGTTCCCGTATCGCGGTCTTTTAGTGCACCGATGTTGATCACCATATCAACTTCACCGGCACCGTCTGCAATTGCCTGCCTGGTTTCAAAGGCTTTTGTTTCCGGAGACGCTGCACCTAAAGGAAAGCCGATAACTGTACATACTTTCACCTCTGACTCTTTAAGAAGCTCGGCGCAAAGCTTCACCCAGCAAGGGTTGACACAAACGGAGGCAAAACCGTAAACACGCGCTTCTTTGCAAAGCGCTTCGATTTCGGATTTGACGGTATCTGGCTTCAATGCAGTGTGATCGATCATTCGCGCAATTTGTTTTGTCATCATCCTGACTCCTTTTTAGGTGGTTGTTTGCTTAAGATATTCGCAAAAAAAGCCGGAACACCTTTTTTGTGAACCGGCTGAATTGATGATTTATGACGATAAGCGGATGTTTTCGCGGACGTCGTCTTC
Coding sequences within it:
- the floA gene encoding flotillin-like protein FloA (flotillin-like protein involved in membrane lipid rafts), whose translation is MDPSTLFLLLIIAAGIILLAVFFTFVPVMLWISALAAGVKISIFTLIGMRLRRVIPNRVVNPLIKAHKAGLDVAINQLESHYLAGGNVDRVVNALIAAQRANIELTFARCAAIDLAGRDVLEAVQMSVNPKVIETPFIAGVAMDGIEVKAKARITVRANIDRLVGGAGEETIIARVGEGIVSTIGSSDNHKKVLENPDMISQTVLSKGLDSGTAFEILSIDIADVDIGKNIGAILQTDQAEADKNIAQAKAEERRAMAVAQEQEMRARVEEMRAKVVEAEAEVPLAMSEALRSGKIGVMDYLNMKNIDADTDMRDSFGKMTKDQNEEDHK
- the deoC gene encoding deoxyribose-phosphate aldolase, with the translated sequence MTKQIARMIDHTALKPDTVKSEIEALCKEARVYGFASVCVNPCWVKLCAELLKESEVKVCTVIGFPLGAASPETKAFETRQAIADGAGEVDMVINIGALKDRDTGTVEHDIRAVTDAADGKALVKVIIETSLLTDEEKRLACELAVKAGADFVKTSTGFSGGGATVRDIKLMREAVGPDIGVKASGGVRDKESALAMIEAGATRIGASAGVSIVKGLTADEDY
- a CDS encoding NfeD family protein, with protein sequence MLLKKFRIFVALACGFVLFLLLGVHLTVKADGDTVYVIPIEETVEKGLSKFLERSFQEAEDMYAKHIILDINTPGGAVDAVLDMADTIHNSDIPVTAYVNRRALSAGAYLALNADDIYMAPGGKMGAAAIIDTQGNAADKKSESLWLAEMEDAAKKNGRDPKYALAMADADVDAKEVGAPKGELLTLSPDKALKVGYSEGTVSSLDDLLKKLNLKDAKIERAEVSFAEKVARFITHPVVIPILLSIGSLGLIVELYSPGFGIPGFMGLTALLLFFYGHLVAGLAGMETILLFAAGIILIILEIFLPGGIAGIAGLIAIVASLFLASGSFKVMAVSILIATAVSIAASILLTRVLGKRMKFFKKLILTDSTSTESGYVSNESRRDLIGKIGVTYTPLRPSGTVIIDDERLDVVSEGSFTAKDKKVKVVKVEGSRIVVREL
- a CDS encoding GatB/YqeY domain-containing protein is translated as MSLLERLNQDMKLYMKNREKDKLTVIRMVKASLQNEAIKLKKDRLTDDEELTVLSRELKQRKDSLHEFSNANRSDLVDKVQKELDILEAYMPEQLTEEELLDIVNETIAEVGASSKADMGKVMSAVMPKVKGKADGGLVNKLVSKQLS
- the yqfD gene encoding sporulation protein YqfD encodes the protein MKNKWLSFFSGKIQLKITGKGIERLLNECTRRNIPMFNVKKKKDAVFLYIPLSDVHAFRKVIRGFDCKCRFIKRKGFPFLVQKSKRNSGFTFGVAAFFIIMFLLSNMLWKIDITGANPETEHQIRQQLDQIGVKKGRFQFSMLTPEKIQQALTKRVENITWVGIELNGTALHMKVVEKNEPDKEKYIGPRHIVAKKGATISKMFVEKGEPLVTVNQHVEKGQMLVSGLIGSEEEKQKVGAKGKIYGETWYKSTVTVPLETSFDVFTGKVRTSHKLSLGSFSVPIWGFSFKKEDFSRPKTETEKHSLHFMNFKLPVAYEKEHMRESEQIKRVYSKKEAVLEGIEMGKRDIRKKIGRDGNIISEKVLHETSENGKVKLIILYQVIENIVQTTPIVQETKE
- a CDS encoding HD family phosphohydrolase, which encodes MFILLFFHVRPESLDLDLFSISENTIYAPATVEDQKATANKKQEAREEVPDQYTLKKEYSDNRVDLVSSIFDIIKEVKKESAEKEKKDKQAPSEKDQIKSVEEKLTSDVTDSLSQDSVKHLLRASDGELSMTQDSVITAVNDVMSKEIRAGKLDEAKEHVTKELKGNSIPSKLKNAADEIGRFAIIPNYVYDPDKTEQKRQEAADSVQQVQIKQGQILVEENQLIDREVYRKLELTGLLSGANIFKPVGGLLLLIALFISALVYYFEKQYSSRIPKNKSLMLFSLITGIVLIVMEVISLFQQLEIGHIGYLVPIAMGVMLIKLLINERLAILSSMILSICGSMMFNQGVTGTFNYGIGTYFLISSMAGILFLGKHNARAKILQAGLFVSLINIVVLFTLQLIQNTAQTGLEMGTYLVMGAVSGIGSSVLVLGLMPFFESGFGILSTMKLLELSNPNHPLLRKILTETPGTYHHSVMVANLSEAACEAVGANGLLARVGAYYHDIGKTKRPQYFIENQMNIDNPHDKLSPQLSKNIIIAHVTDGADMLRDHKMPKELVDIAEQHHGTSLLKFFYYKAKEKGDQTTEEEFRYPGPKPQTKEAAIISVADSVEAAVRSMHNPNPERIEKLVRGIIADKLQDGQFDECDLTLKELNTIAKTLCETLKGIFHSRIEYPEANPKQKVKHT
- a CDS encoding PhoH family protein, giving the protein MTEHLLAIHQQLESPNEAQALFGNQDSHLKLMEEELNISIVTRGETVYVTGDEETFEIADSLLASLLNLIRKGIEISERDVLYAIKMAKKQKLEFFESMYEEEITKNAKGKPIRVKTIGQREYIAAMKRHDLIFGIGPAGTGKTYLAVVKAVHELKNGRIKKIILTRPAVEAGESLGFLPGDLKEKVDPYLRPLYDALHDVLGTDHTARLLERGTIEIAPLAYMRGRTLDDAFVILDEAQNTTPAQMKMFLTRLGFGSKMVITGDITQIDLPKGVTSGLAVAKKMLLDIEGISIVELDQTDVVRHPLVARIIEAYEKSK
- the rpsU gene encoding 30S ribosomal protein S21 yields the protein MSKTVVRKNESLEDALRRFKRSVSKTGTLQEARKREFYEKPSVRRKKKSEAARKRKY
- a CDS encoding Na/Pi symporter, encoding MMILILFVLLIVLFLKGMSMLRKGLISLTFEKIEKRLLFFTDHPVKAFLVSIIFTGILQSSSAFMVIVIGFVSVGALSFKRSIPLILGTNIGSTFTTEFLAVKLEFLIFALLAAGAALFIAGKSPFRQVGVSMIGLGVIFFCISGFSRLAVPLSQLDSGAYIVQLAEDSSLYALFIGTVLTAMIHSSSACVGILMSFMDQGVVGLTEAMSVVLGSNIGTCITAVMASFKGGAAARQTAYAHVLFNVIGVAAVYPLLSSITGFISGLSESPAQQIAHFSLLFNVVTSLLFLPLSNLFHSLIMFLIPNKNQAR
- the yqfC gene encoding sporulation protein YqfC; translated protein: MAQRKNRIKAWLTRTLEIPPDVMMDLPRITMIGRLHIYIENHRGLLLFSDTEVRLMLKQGQCIIQGKDFVIKTILPEEILLEGTIELVRYIDS